A window from Chryseobacterium vaccae encodes these proteins:
- a CDS encoding AraC family transcriptional regulator translates to MAILQQNEEFNPDNIAEKVIGIASDMVMHDSGFHFHQTKAQLLYAPSGCMTVTTSEKQLVLPPFRMLWIPAKEVHRVNFRNVVAYRSIYFDEDYAGKHMKADLKVLQVNPLLKEIIERICFWKWTVLSQHQENILKVFWNELKTAPEEKLDLRMPIDRRFKKATEEWTQRNSVPPMLKKLTEEIGAVEKTISRIFKKETGLSYQEWRQQWRLQRSIELLVEGNSIGEVSYILEFSSDSAFIEFFKNHTGSTPLQYLMKNEQ, encoded by the coding sequence ATGGCTATACTCCAGCAGAATGAAGAATTTAATCCCGACAATATTGCTGAAAAAGTGATAGGCATAGCATCCGATATGGTGATGCATGATTCTGGTTTTCATTTCCATCAGACCAAAGCTCAGCTTCTGTATGCTCCTTCGGGGTGTATGACGGTTACAACCTCTGAGAAGCAGTTGGTTCTGCCGCCTTTCAGAATGCTCTGGATTCCTGCAAAAGAAGTTCATAGAGTCAACTTTCGGAATGTTGTAGCGTACAGATCTATCTATTTTGATGAAGATTATGCCGGGAAACATATGAAGGCGGATCTTAAAGTATTGCAGGTAAATCCTTTACTAAAAGAAATTATCGAAAGAATCTGCTTTTGGAAATGGACTGTGCTAAGTCAGCATCAGGAAAATATTCTGAAAGTATTCTGGAACGAATTAAAAACAGCTCCTGAAGAAAAACTGGATCTAAGAATGCCAATTGACAGGCGTTTTAAAAAAGCAACGGAAGAGTGGACACAAAGAAATTCTGTACCACCCATGTTAAAAAAGCTGACAGAAGAAATAGGAGCTGTAGAAAAAACAATCAGCCGGATCTTTAAAAAAGAAACCGGATTATCTTATCAGGAATGGAGACAGCAATGGCGCTTGCAGAGGTCGATAGAGCTTCTGGTAGAAGGTAATTCAATAGGCGAGGTGTCTTATATTCTGGAATTCTCGTCAGACAGTGCGTTCATTGAATTTTTCAAGAACCATACAGGATCTACACCACTGCAGTATCTGATGAAAAATGAACAGTGA
- a CDS encoding SRPBCC family protein, which translates to MNNYTHTIEIKTTADKVYGALAYNISLWWTEMFSGSSEQADDLFTIRFGENIYKTMRVKELVPSSKVVWYVEDSLINLPELKNQTEWIGTTIIWEIGQERNSTVVKVTHLGLHPDIECYEICSGGWLQFTNSLKLFLETGKGNPYRK; encoded by the coding sequence ATGAATAATTACACCCATACCATCGAAATCAAAACAACAGCAGATAAAGTATATGGCGCATTGGCATATAACATTTCTCTCTGGTGGACGGAAATGTTTAGCGGCTCATCAGAACAAGCTGATGACCTGTTCACGATAAGATTCGGGGAAAATATTTACAAAACAATGCGGGTGAAAGAATTAGTTCCCAGTTCAAAAGTAGTCTGGTATGTAGAAGATTCGCTGATCAATCTTCCTGAATTAAAGAATCAGACCGAATGGATAGGAACTACCATTATATGGGAAATAGGGCAGGAGAGGAATAGTACTGTAGTTAAGGTTACACATCTTGGTCTTCATCCGGATATTGAATGCTATGAAATATGTTCTGGAGGTTGGCTGCAATTCACCAACAGTCTGAAATTATTTCTGGAAACAGGAAAAGGAAACCCTTATAGAAAATAA
- the rplS gene encoding 50S ribosomal protein L19 codes for MDLLKYVQDQYITKKDFPEFKAGDTITVYYEIKEGQKTRTQFFKGTVIQLRGTGATKTFTIRKMSGDVGVERVFPINMPALQKIEVDRRGRVRRSRIYYFRDLRGKKARIKDAAYKKK; via the coding sequence ATGGATTTATTAAAGTACGTACAAGACCAGTACATTACTAAAAAAGATTTCCCTGAATTCAAAGCAGGAGACACAATTACTGTGTATTACGAAATTAAAGAAGGACAAAAAACAAGAACTCAGTTCTTCAAAGGTACCGTTATCCAATTAAGAGGTACTGGTGCTACAAAAACATTTACCATCAGAAAAATGAGTGGTGATGTAGGAGTAGAAAGAGTATTCCCAATCAACATGCCTGCTCTTCAAAAAATTGAAGTTGACAGAAGAGGTAGAGTTAGAAGATCTAGAATTTACTACTTCAGAGATCTTAGAGGTAAGAAAGCTAGAATTAAAGACGCTGCTTACAAGAAGAAATAA
- a CDS encoding fibronectin type III domain-containing protein, whose product MKHYFFFFCFAVQMAFGQVLFPYLQNPTPNSMIVNWKTASNNETTVIYGTSPTTLNVTVTGTTNIFSDTGYNNNYYYHTAKIVGLQPNTKYYYKIKTGTSESAVYNFRTLPLPGQPVTANGKIRFLIMGDNQIKAEPRYDSLTLNAFKKLKEKYGVDADPSDNIALTFMVGDQVDVGTLDHYENVHFKKNTKLSPYLPIQTTVGNHETYGTLGMNSYYAHFYIDEIKYKNITSGNENYYAQQAGNVLFVSLSSEHTGTAQQTWLSQILNEANNDPTVDWIISLSHRPYQAEQYVGDISTWVRNNAVPLLATSGKYLMHVGAHHHLYHRGQLKNTPNYQIISGGTAWDQYWGMSNEQDFDDVQKTLTDWTYQIVEVDIPTGKVDVECYSIGGIYNRKYNELVDTFHRYKNQPQPAKPSVANTFSGPVTLPLTLDGSAFVSNNGEQLNTTQFLISKAPDFSVIEKEVYRDYENWFGKDGNGTPDKTKNLNAGVDITKVTLPANSISNGTYYVKVRYRDRNLEWSDWSEVKQFEITGSVVSNPTFTLDKTEYTQNEPITGTYTGGPGNQQDWVGIYKKGQTPSTTTSQGFVYTNGQTAGTALFSNGLPNKGQYFAGFFANNEYTEITPRKNFYVGPKVQLQTTADTYPVGGTVVINFSNGPNLVKDWIGIYKMGQTPGTNTSIKWSYVTTPSGTLNFTGLPKGYYYAQYLLEDGYTGIGDKVFFKVGDIVTELWINKPVYTLGENITASWTDSPGIIKDWLGIYPQNIQTPDDNFVSYTYFDGITQGTKSIQGTAVPATPGNYYMVMFTNDSYTEVSNRVQFQVTSPTLGIEEAKATEKNVVLYPNPTKPGEPTFIKSDYPIEKIELVSASGELLYESKNINNQRFSLVNENLPKGVYFVKVHTRKLFTLKLIVQ is encoded by the coding sequence ATGAAACACTATTTCTTTTTTTTCTGTTTTGCCGTCCAGATGGCATTCGGGCAGGTATTATTTCCGTACCTCCAGAATCCGACGCCGAATTCAATGATCGTGAACTGGAAAACAGCTTCCAATAACGAAACTACAGTAATCTACGGAACTTCTCCCACTACCCTGAATGTTACCGTAACCGGAACAACCAACATTTTTTCAGATACAGGCTATAATAATAACTACTATTATCACACCGCGAAGATTGTCGGTCTTCAGCCCAATACAAAATACTATTATAAAATAAAGACCGGAACCAGTGAGTCGGCGGTGTATAATTTCAGGACACTTCCGCTTCCGGGGCAGCCTGTAACGGCTAATGGAAAAATCCGCTTCCTGATCATGGGAGATAACCAGATTAAAGCTGAGCCAAGATATGACAGTCTTACGCTGAATGCATTCAAAAAGCTGAAAGAAAAATATGGGGTAGATGCAGATCCTTCCGATAATATTGCACTGACGTTCATGGTAGGTGATCAGGTGGATGTAGGAACACTGGATCATTATGAAAATGTACACTTTAAAAAGAACACCAAATTATCACCTTATCTTCCGATTCAGACCACTGTGGGGAATCACGAAACATATGGAACCCTTGGGATGAATTCTTATTACGCCCATTTTTATATTGATGAAATCAAATACAAAAATATCACTTCCGGAAACGAAAACTATTATGCCCAACAGGCCGGAAACGTTTTATTTGTAAGTTTAAGTTCTGAACACACCGGAACAGCCCAGCAGACCTGGCTTTCCCAGATTCTTAATGAAGCCAATAATGATCCTACCGTAGACTGGATTATCTCTTTAAGCCACAGACCTTATCAGGCTGAACAGTATGTTGGGGATATTTCAACCTGGGTAAGAAACAATGCTGTTCCTTTACTGGCGACTTCAGGAAAATACCTGATGCATGTGGGAGCCCACCATCATTTATACCACAGAGGACAGTTGAAAAACACTCCGAACTACCAGATCATTTCCGGCGGAACTGCATGGGACCAGTATTGGGGAATGTCTAATGAACAGGACTTTGATGATGTTCAGAAAACCCTTACAGACTGGACGTACCAGATCGTAGAAGTAGATATACCAACCGGAAAAGTAGATGTGGAATGCTACTCAATCGGGGGAATTTACAACAGAAAATACAATGAACTGGTGGATACTTTCCACCGTTATAAAAACCAGCCGCAGCCTGCAAAACCGTCCGTTGCCAATACTTTCTCAGGTCCTGTCACTTTACCTTTGACACTGGATGGAAGCGCTTTTGTCTCAAACAACGGAGAACAGCTGAATACAACACAATTCCTTATCAGTAAAGCACCGGATTTTTCAGTCATTGAAAAAGAAGTGTACCGCGATTATGAAAACTGGTTTGGAAAAGACGGGAACGGAACCCCGGATAAAACAAAAAACCTAAATGCCGGAGTAGATATTACCAAAGTGACCCTTCCTGCCAATTCCATTTCCAACGGAACCTATTATGTAAAGGTACGTTACAGAGATAGGAATCTAGAGTGGAGTGACTGGAGTGAAGTAAAGCAGTTTGAGATCACAGGAAGTGTAGTATCGAATCCTACATTTACTTTAGATAAAACAGAATACACACAAAACGAACCGATTACAGGAACGTATACCGGAGGTCCCGGAAACCAGCAGGATTGGGTGGGAATCTATAAAAAAGGACAAACTCCGTCAACAACAACTTCTCAGGGATTTGTATATACGAATGGCCAGACGGCGGGAACAGCTTTATTCAGCAACGGCCTTCCAAATAAAGGACAATATTTCGCAGGTTTCTTTGCCAATAATGAGTACACGGAAATCACGCCGAGAAAGAACTTTTATGTAGGCCCGAAAGTACAGCTTCAGACAACTGCCGACACTTATCCGGTAGGAGGAACAGTAGTGATCAATTTCAGTAACGGACCAAACCTCGTAAAAGACTGGATCGGAATTTACAAAATGGGGCAGACCCCAGGAACCAATACTTCCATCAAATGGAGCTACGTAACCACACCATCAGGAACACTGAATTTTACAGGCCTTCCTAAAGGATATTACTATGCCCAATATCTGCTTGAAGATGGATATACCGGAATTGGTGATAAAGTGTTCTTTAAAGTAGGGGATATCGTTACAGAATTATGGATCAATAAACCGGTTTATACATTAGGGGAGAATATTACCGCTTCATGGACAGATTCTCCGGGAATCATCAAAGACTGGCTGGGAATCTATCCACAGAATATCCAGACCCCGGATGATAACTTTGTTTCGTATACCTATTTTGACGGGATTACTCAGGGAACAAAATCAATTCAGGGAACAGCGGTTCCTGCCACACCGGGGAATTACTATATGGTGATGTTCACCAATGATTCCTACACCGAAGTTTCCAACAGAGTACAGTTCCAGGTAACCTCACCAACACTGGGAATAGAAGAAGCTAAGGCTACCGAAAAGAACGTCGTTCTATACCCGAATCCAACCAAACCAGGAGAGCCTACTTTCATCAAAAGTGATTACCCGATTGAGAAAATCGAACTGGTATCCGCTTCAGGAGAACTCTTGTATGAATCGAAAAATATAAACAATCAGCGTTTTTCTCTGGTGAATGAAAACCTTCCGAAAGGAGTATACTTTGTAAAAGTTCATACCAGAAAATTATTTACGCTAAAGCTTATTGTACAGTAA